Proteins co-encoded in one Opisthocomus hoazin isolate bOpiHoa1 chromosome 9, bOpiHoa1.hap1, whole genome shotgun sequence genomic window:
- the C1QL2 gene encoding complement C1q-like protein 2, whose translation MAVALLVAVPLLLLQAPAESGAHYEMMGTCRMICDPYSGGRPPGPGATAAVEALQDPGAEPPPPFVRGPKGEPGRTGKPGPRGPPGEPGPPGPRGPPGERGEAGRPGLPGLALAGGGGSGGGAAAGGEAAGGLGAAFGGPRIAFYVGLKSPHEGYEVLKFDDVVTNLGNHYDPASGKFTCQVRGIYFFTYHILMRGGDGTSMWADLCKNGQVRASAIAQDADQNYDYASNSVVLHLDSGDEVYVKLDGGKAHGGNNNKYSTFSGFLLYPD comes from the exons ATGGCCGTCGCGCTGCTGGTGGCCgtgcccctgctgctgctgcaggccccgGCCGAGAGCGGAGCGCACTACGAGATGATGGGCACCTGCCGCATGATCTGCGACCCCTACagcggcggccgcccgcccggccccggagCCACCGCCGCCGTGGAGGCCCTGCAGGACCCCGgcgccgagcccccgccgcccTTCGTCCGGGGACCCAAGGGGGAGCCGGGCCGGACGGGCAAGCCGggcccccgcgggccgcccggGGAGCCGGGCCCGCCGGGTCCGCGGGgcccgccgggggagcggggcgaggcggggaggccggggctgcccgggctggcgctggcgggcggcggcgggagcggcggcggggcggcggcgggcggcgaggcggcgggcgggctgggcGCTGCCTTCGGCGGGCCGCGCATCGCCTTCTACGTGGGGCTGAAGAGTCCCCACGAGGGCTACGAGGTGCTCAAGTTCGACGACGTGGTCACCAACCTGGGCAACCACTACGACCCGGCCAGCGGCAAGTTCACCTGCCAGGTGCGCGGCATCTACTTCTTCACCTACCACATCCTCATGCGCGGCGGCGACGGCACCAGCATGTGGGCCGACCTCTGCAAGAACGGGCAG GTGCGGGCCAGTGCCATCGCCCAAGATGCGGACCAGAACTACGACTACGCCAGCAACAGCGTGGTGCTGCACCTGGACTCCGGCGACGAGGTGTACGTCAAGCTGGACGGAGGCAAAGCGCACGGAGGCAACAACAATAAGTACAGCACTTTCTCTGGCTTTCTTTTGTACCCCGATTAG